In Nocardioides sp. JS614, the sequence GATGTAGCCCGAGCTGAAGTCGATCAGCCGCTGCTCGCCGACCGACGGGTCGCGCGGCGCCACGGCGCGACGTACGCCGTGCTCGTCGAGGTAGGTCAGCAGCCGGCACACGAAGTCGGCCACCAGGTCGGCCTTCAGCGTCCAGGAGGCGTTGGTGTAGCCGATCGTGAAGACGAAGTTGGGCACGTCGCTGAGCATCAGCGCCTTGTAGGTCATCGTGTCCTGCATCTTCACCGGCACCCCGTCGACGACCAGCTCGACGCCGCCCATCGCCTTGAGGGTCAGGCCGGTGGCGGTCACCACGACGTCGGCCTCGAGCTCCTCCCCGGAGCGCAGCCGGATCCCCGTCTCGGTGAAGGTGTCGATGTGGTCGGTGACCACGGACGCGCGGCCGGCGCGCATCGCCTTGAAGAGGTCGCCGTCCGGGACGAAGCACAGCCGCTGGTCCCACGGGTCGTACGCCGGCTTGAAGTGCACGTCGACGTCGACCCCGGCGGGCAGCTGCTTGGCGGTCATCTTGCGGAGCAGGCTCTTCACGAGCTCGGGACGCCGCTGGGCGAGCTGGTACGTCGTGACCGCGAGCAGGATCGCCTTCCACCGCACGATCGGGTAGCTGACGCGGGTGGGCAGCCGGCGCAGCCGGGTCGCGAGCGGGTCGCGGCCGGGCAGCGAGAGGATGTAGGTCGGGGACCGTTGGAGCATCGTGACGTGACCGGCGCCGGCCTCGGCCAGCGCCGGGACGAGGGTCACCGCGGTCGCCCCGGACCCGATCACGACGACCTTCTTGCCCGCGTAGTCGAGGTCGTCCGGCCAGTGCTGGGGGTGCACGACAGGGCCGTGGAACCGCTCCTGGCCGGGCAGCTCCGGGGCGAAGCCCCGGTCGTAGTCGTAGTAGCCGCCGCAGGCCCAGAGCAGGTTGGTCGTGAAGGTGCGCACCTCGCCGTCGTGGTCGACCTCGACCGTCCAGAGGTCGGTCCCGGAGTCCCAGCTCGCGCTGACGACCCGGTGCCGGTAGCGGATCAGCTCGTCGACGGCGTACTCCCGGGCGACGGTGCGCAGGTACTCCAGGATCGAGGCGCCGTCGGCGAGCGCGGTGTCACCGGGCCACGGCCGCCACTTGAAGCCGAAGGTGAACATGTCGGAGTCCGAGCGGATGCCGGGGTAGCGGAACAGGTCCCAGGTACCGCCACTGGCCTCGCGCGCCTCGAGCACGGCGACACTGCGGCCGGGGTGCTCGGTGCGCAGCCGGCAGGCGGCGCCGATCCCGGACAGTCCGGCGCCGATGATGAGGACGTCCACGTGCTCGGTCATGGGCAGACCCTACTGAATCCGTGTCAATGAGTCTTGCGTCAACGAGCGTAGAGCGCGACGAACCGGGCGAGCAGCCGCGGGGGGTGCTCCACGGTGCTGCCGCGGGCCATCGCGAGCAGGCCGTCGAGCTCGTCGGGCTCGAAGTAGCCGTGGTGGCGGTAGGTCTCGATGCGCAGGGCGAGGCCGTCGCCGTCGAGCTCGGGGTGGAACTGGGTGGCGTAGACGTTGCTGCCCATCCGAAACGCCTGCACCGGGCAGGTGTCCGAGGAGGCCAGCAGCACCGCACCGACCGGGAGCCTGGCCACCGCCTCCTTGTGGCCGAGGAACGCGTCGAACGCCGGGGGCATCGCGCCCAGCAGCGGGTCGAGCATGCCGGCCTCGGTCAGGGTGATCCGCCGGCTGGAGATCGGCTCGCCGTAGGTGCGGTCGACCAGGCCGCCGCGCAGCCCGCCGAGCACGCCGACGCCGTAGCAGGCGCCCAGGAACGGGAAGTCGGCGTCGAGCACCTGCTCCGCCAGGCGCCGCAGGTCGGCCTCGGCACGCCGCTGCACCGGCGACTTGGTCTGGTCGGGGTCGCTGGAGTTGAACGGCCCGCCGCCCAGCACGATGCCGGACAGGCCGTCGAGGTCGACCGGTCCGAGCTCGTCGCGCTCGACGCGGATCCGGCGTACGTCGCGCTCCTCGAGCCCGGCGCAGCGCAGGACGGCGGCGTACTCGCTGTCCGCGGCCTCGTCCTCCGCGCGCGTGCCCAGGAAGAGGAACGGCTTCATGCGCCCCATCATCCCTGGACGGCGGCCCCGCTCTCGAGCAGCGCTTCCACGCCGGTCACGCCCCAGGCGGCGAGCGCCTCGCGGGTGCTCTGCCCGGCGTCCTCGGCGGTGCGGCCGAGGGTGGCCGCGGTGCGCGAGAAGCGCGGCGCGGGCGCGGGCTGGAGGTAGCCGTCGCGCTCGACGAGGACGCCGCGCGCCCTCATGTGCGGGTGCTCGGCGGCCTCGGTGAGCGGGATGATCCCGGCGACGCAGGCGTCGGTGCCCTCGAACAGCTCGACCCACTCGGCCTGGGTGCGGGTGCGGAACGTGTCGGCGATCAGCGTCCGCAGCGCCTCGGCCCGGTCCGCGTCGTAGCGGTCGGGGGCGCGGTCCGCGATCCCGAGCAGCCGGACGAACTCGTCGTAGAACTGCGGCTCGAGGGCGCCCACGGACATGTGCTTGCCGTCCGCGGTCTCGTAGATGTCGTAGTAGGGGACGCCGCCGTCGAGCAGGTTGGCGGCCCGCTCCTCCTTGAACGTGCCGGCCGCGAGGAACGCGGCCGCCATCGTGTTCAGGTGGGCGGTGCCGTCGACGATCGCGGCGTCGACCACCTGGCCCTGGCCGGAGGCGCGGGCCTCGAGGAGCGCGGCGAGGACGCCGATGACGAGGTACGTCGAGCCGCCGCCGAAGTCGCCCAGCAGGTTTCCCGGGAAGTGCGGGCGGGCCTTGTCCTGGCCCAGGCCGTGCAGCGCGCCGGTGATCGAGATGTAGTTCAGGTCGTGGCCGGCGACCTGGGCGAACGGACCGTCCTGCCCCCACCCGGTCATCCGGCCGTAGACCAGCCGCGGGTTGCGCTCGTGGCACACCTCGGGTCCGAAGCCGAGGCGCTCGGCCACGCCGGGGCGCATCCCCTCGACGAGGACGTCGGCGCCGGCCACGAGCTCCAGGACCGTCCGGATCGCGTCGGGGTGCTTGAGGTCGAGCGCCACGCTCGGGCGGCCGCGGTTGAGGAACATGTGCGGGCCGCCACCGGCGAGCAGCTGCCCTCCGGGCCGCTCGACGCGGATCACGTCCGCGCCGAGGTCGGCCAGCGTCATGCAGGCGTGCGGCCCCGGCCCGATGCCCGCGATCTCGACGACCTTCACACCCCGGAGGGGTCCGGTGCCCTGGCCCAGCTCGATGCTCATGTGGGCGATTGTGACAGAAGTGCTGTCAGGGTCGTCGCGCTCTCGTCCACAGCCACGCCCGGCGCCGGTGGTGCTCAGCCATCCTGGCGACCACCATGCGGGCATGGTGCCGACCCCCGATCCGGGCCCGCCCCGCGGGCTGGATGCCGCCGCGCTCGCGCGGCTGCTCGGCGACCAGTCGGGCGTGGTCTCGCGCGCGCAGGTGGTGGCTTGCGGCGGCGCACCCCACGACCTTGGCCGCCTGGTCCGTCGCCGCGAGCTCGTGCGGGTGCTCCCCGGCGTCTTCGTCGACCACACCGGCCGGCCGACCTGGCTGCAGCGCGCCTGGGCCGGCTGCCTGTACTACGAGCCTGCGGCGCTGGCCGGACCCTCGGCGCTGCGGGCGGTCTCGGGCCCCGGCTGGCGGCACCACGACGATTCGGGGCCGGTCGACCTGGCGCTCGACGTCTCCCGCCGGTGCGTCGACGCTCCGGGATACCGGGTCCGTCGCGTCACCGGCCTGGCGGCCAAGGTCCAGTGGAACATGTCGCCGCCGCGGATCCGGGTGGAGGAGGCGGCGCTCGACGAGGCACTCCGGCAGCCGAGCCGCTTCGCGATGATCGGCGTGCTCGCCGACATCTGCCAGTCCCGCCGTACCACGGCGCACCGGGTGCTGGAGGCCGCCGGAGAGCGGGGTCGACTGACCGACCGCTCCTTGCTGTGCGGCGTCCTCGCCGACATCGCGGACGGCACCTGCTCCACGCTCGAGCACGCCTATCTCGACCTGGTCGAGCGAGCGCACGGACTGCCCGTCGGGCGGCGTCAGCAGCCCGGGTCCTCCGAGCGGTCCGGGGTGCTCCGCGACGTCGACTACGACCCACTGCTCTTCCTGGTCGAGCTCGACGGCCGGCTCTTCCACGACACCTCCGGCCAGCGGGACCGCGATCTCGACCGCGACCTCGACGCCGCCGTCGACGGCCGCCGGACCGTGCGCCTGGGGTGGGGCCAGGTCATCGACCGCCCGTGCCGCACCGCCGCCCGGGTGGCGGCCCTGCTCGCCCGGGCCGGCTGGACGGGTACGCCCACCCGATGTGGGCCCGATTGCCGGCTCTAGCCCGGGGTCGCTCGGGTAGGTGGAGTCTGTGACGCGCCTGGTGCGTCACAGACTCCACCTTGTCGGCGTCGGGTCCCGGAGTTCGGGTTCGGCTCAGCTCAGCCCGGCAGCACCCGCCGCAGGAAGTGCCGGGTCCGCTCCTCGCGGGGGTTGCTGAAGATCTCGGCGGGCGGGCCCTGCTCGAGGATCCGGCCCTGGTCGAGGAAGCAGACCCGGGTGGCGACGTCGCGGGCGAAGGCCATCTCGTGGGTGGCGAGCACCATCGTCATCCCGCGCTCGGCCTCGGCGCGGACGATCTCGAGGACCTCGCCGACCAGCTCGGGGTCGAGGGCCGCGGTGATCTCGTCGAGCAGCAGCAGGGTCGGGTGCGTGCACAGCGCGCGGACCAGGGCGGCGCGCTGCTGCTGGCCACCGGAGAGCTTGTCGGGGTGCTTCGCGGCCTGGTCGGCCAACCCGAAGCGCTCGAGCAGCTCGCGGGCACGCGCCTCGGCGTCGGCGCGCCGTACGCCGTGCACCTGGCGCGGCGCGAGCGTGCAGTTGTCCAGCACGGTCAGGTGGGGGAACAGGTTGTAGGCCTGGAAGACCATGCCGATCCGCTTGCGGACCGCCCGCGCGTCGACGCGCGGGTCGGAGATCTCCGCACCCTCGAACCGGATCACCCCGTCGTCGATGTCCTCGAGCAGGTTCAGGCAGCGCAGCAGCGTGGACTTGCCGGACCCCGACGAGCCGATCAGGCAGATCACGTCGTGCGGCGCCACCGCCAAGGAGACGTCGTCGAGCACGACCTTGTCGCCGTAGGACTTGCGCAGTCCGGTGATCTCGAGCAGCGCGCTCATCGCGACCCCCGCTCCCGCTCCATCATCCGCCGGCCCATCCAGTCGGTGAATCGCGCGATCGGGATGGTCAGCGCCACGAAGAACGCCGCGGTGACGAGGTACGGGGTGTAGTTGAAGTTGAAGTTGCCGTAGTCCTGGGCGGCGAACAGCGATTCGAAGACGCCGACCGCACCGACCAGTGCCGTGTCCTTCTGCAGCGACACGAAGTCGTTGATCAACGGGGGTACGACGCGGCGCACCCCCTGGGGCAGCACCACGAACCGCATCGCCTGCGCCCGGCTGAGCCCCAGCGCCTCGGCGCTCGCCACCTGGGAGGGGTGCACCGAGTCGATGCCGGCGCGGATCACCTCGGCGACGTAGGCGCCGTACGACAGCACCAGCGCGGCCGTCCCCAGCACCGCGAGGTCGTTCGGCACCCCCTGCAGCCCCAGGGCGGGGATGCCGAACGCGAACAGGAACACCACGAGGATCGTGGGCACGCCGCGGAAGAAGTCGGTGTAGACGACCGCCAGCAGCCGGATCGGCGTCAGCAGGGGGGAGACGGTGCTGCGCACGATCGCCACCGCGCCGCCGAGCAGCAGGATCAGCGGCTCCGCGGCCAGGAACATCTTCACGTTGAGCCAGAAGCCCTTCGCGATGTCCGGGAACGACTCCTTGGCGTCCGGCCACGAGAGGAAGGTCTCCCGGACCCGGGGCCAGCCCGGCGACGAGGTCAAGCCCACGACGAGGAGGCCGAGCACGACGACGGTGGCGGCGGTCGCGAGCAGCACCCCGCGGCGCCGGATCGAGCGCCGGACCCGGGCCCGCTCCCGCTCCCGCTCGCTCGGGGTCCGGTCGACCGCGCTCACTCCAGCACGGGCACGTCGACCGTGTCGGACAGCCACTGCTGCTCGATGCCGGCGAGGGTGCCGTCGCTCTTCAGCGCCGCGAGTGCCTCGTCGACGCAGGTGACCAGCGGGTTGCCCTTCTCGAAGAGCATCCCGAACTGCTCCTGCTCACCGCTGAACTGGAACTGTCCGGCGAGCGTGCTGCCGGGGATCTCCACGGCGGTGATGTAGAACGCGGTCGGCAGGTCGGCGACGATCGCGTCGACCTGACCGTTGAGCAGAGCCTGCTTGGCGGCGTTGGTGTTCTGGAAGACCAGCGGGTCGCTGTCGGGCTGGATCTGGTCGCGGATCGCGGTCAGGCTGGTAGTGCCGGTCTGCGCGCCGAGCTTGAGCCCGGCGAGGTCGGCCAGCGAGGTCGGCGTCGCGCCGTCCTTCTTCAGCGTGATCACGGCCTGGGCGGCCGAGTAGTAGCCGTCGGAGAAGTCGACGACCTCGGCCCGCTGGGGCGTGATCGAGATCTGGTTGATGTCGAAGTCGAACTTCTTCGGGCCCGGGGCGTAGGAGTTGTTGAACGGCACCTTGACCCACATCACCTCGTCGGCGCTGAAACCGAGCTGCTCGGCGACGGCGTACGCCACGGCCGACTCGAAGCCCTTGCCGTTCGTCGGGTCGTTGTCGACGAACCAGGGCTCGTACGCCGGGGAGTCGGTGCCGATCGTGAGCATCGGGTGCTCGCTGACCAGCGGGAGGCTCTCCTTCGCGCACTGGTCGGCGGGGGCGCTGGAGCCCGCGGTGTCCGAGGCGGCCGGGTCGGAGGCCGTCGTGGGCCCGCCGTCCGACTCGGGGGCGCACGCGGCCGCGGCGAGCAGCAGGGGCAGGGCGGCGATCGTCAGGGAACCACGCAGGCGCATGGGTGCAGCGTAGGACCAGGCTCCGGGGTGCTGGCGACCTTCGGGCATTTGGTGGACGACGTCGTGACGCGGGCCACGTCGCACCTTCTTGCAACTCGTTGCATAGGTCGGCCAGGATCTGCGCATGGCCCTCGAGCACGCCCTCCTCGTCGCGCTGCGCGAGCAGCCGGCGTCCGGCCTGGACCTCGCGAAGCGCTTCGACCGCTCGATCGGGTTCTTCTGGCACGCCACGCACCAGCAGATCTACCGGGTGCTGGCCCGGATGGACGCCGACGGCTGGGTCCGGGTCACCACGGTCGAGCAGACCGGGCGGCCGGACAAGAAGGTGTACGACGTCACGCCGGCCGGCGCCGAGGTGCTCGGCTCCTGGCTGGCCGCGCCGTCGGAGGCCGAGCCGCTGCGCAGCGAGCTCGCGGTCAAGCTGCGCGGCGCGTCGTTCGGGGACCGCGACGCCGTGCTGGAGGTGGTGCGCGGCAACCTGGCCGACCACCGGCTCCGCCTGGACCACTACCGCGGCCTGATGGCGCGCGACTATCCCCGACCCGACGAGCTCCGCGACCCGCTCGAGCTCGACCAGTACCTCGTGCTGCGCGGCGGCATCCTCCTGGAGGAGATGTGGATCGCATGGCTGACCGAGTACCTCGACCGACACGACAAGGCACGCCGATGACCTACCCCCACCTGCTCGAGCCGATCACGCTCGGGCCGCTCACGCTGCGCAACCGGGTCGTGATGGGCTCGATGCACACCGGGCTCGAGGACCGCCCGCGCGACCTGACCGCGCTGGCGGCGTACCTCGCCGAGCGCGCCCGCGGCGGCGTCGGCCTGATCGTCACCGGCGGCTACGCGCCGAACCGCCGCGGCTGGCTCAAGCCGTTCGCGGCCGAGATGACGACCCGCCTCCAGGCGATGCGGCACCGCGAGATCACCGGCGCGGTGCACGACGAGGGCGGCGCGATCGCGCTGCAGGTGTTGCACGCGGGCCGCTACGGCTACCACCCGTTCAGCGTCTCGGCGTCGGGCCGCAAGTCCCCGATCACCCCGTTCCGACCGCGCGCGCTGTCCACGAAGGGCGTCGACCGCACCGCTACCGACTTCGCCCACTCGGTCGCGCTCGCGCGCAAGGCGGGCTACGACGCGGTCGAGATCATGGGCTCCGAGGGCTACCTGATCAACCAGTTCCTCGCCGCCCGCACCAACGACCGCACCGACGCGTGGGGCGGCACGGCGGCCAGGCGGATGCGCTTCCCGCTCGAGGTCGTACGCCGCTCCCGCGAGCTGGTCGGCGACGACTTCCCGATCGTCTACCGCATCTCGCTGCTCGACCTGGTCGAGGGCGGCCAGGCCTGGGACGAGGTCGTCGAGCTCGCCCACGGCCTGGAGCAGGCCGGCATCACCGTGCTCAACACCGGGATCGGCTGGCACGAGGCGCGGGTGCCGACGATCATCACCCAGGTCCCGCGCGGGGCCTGGCGATCCGCGACCGCCCGGCTCAAGGCCGAGGTGTCGGTGCCGGTGTGCGCGTCGAACCGGATCAACACCCCCGAGCTCGCCGAGGAGATCCTCGCCGCCGGCGAGGCCGACCTCGTCTCGATGGCCCGGCCGCTGCTGGCCGACCCGGATTTCGTCGCCAAGGCCGCGGCCGGCCGCGCCGACGAGATCAACACCTGCATCGCCTGCAACCAGGCCTGCCTGGACCACGTGTTCGCCAACCGCAAGGCCTCCTGCCTGGTCAACCCGCGCGCCTGCCGGGAGACGACCCTGGTGCTCACCCCGACGCGCACCCGACGGACGGTCGCCGTCGTCGGCGCCGGCCCGGCCGGGCTCGCCGCGGCGGTGTCCGCGGCCGAGCGGGGGCTCGCGGTCACCCTCTTCGAGCGGTCGGCCGAGATCGGCGGGCAGTTCCGGCTCGCGATGCGGGTGCCCGGCAAGGAGGAGTTCGCGGAGACGCTGCGCTACTACGCGCGCCGCCTGGAGGTGCTCGGCGCCGACGTCCGGCTCGGCACGACGGCGAGCGCGGCCGACCTGGCGGCGTACGACGAGGTGGTGGTCGCCACCGGCGTCGCGCCACGGGTGCCCGAGCTCGAGGGGGTCGACCACCCGAAGGTCGTCTCGTACGCCGACGTCCTCAGCGCAGCGGTCGTGCCGGGCCGGCGGGTCGCGGTGATCGGCGCGGGCGGGATCGGCGTCGACGTCAGCCACTTCCTCACCCACGACCCCGCCGACACCGACGAGGACTGGCGGGCGCACTGGGGCGTCGGCGACCCGGCCCTGCACCCCGGGGGCCTGACCGAGCGCAAGCCCCGGGCGCCGGTCCGCGAGGTGACGCTGCTGCAGCGCAAGACCACGCCGATCGGCATCGGGCTGGGCAAGACGTCCGGCTGGGCACACCGCGCGGTGCTGAGGCAGTCGGGGGTCGTCCAGGTCAGCGGCACGACGTACGGCCGCGTCGACGACGCCGGGCTGCACATCACCGTCGACGGCGAGCAGCGGGTGCTCGACGTGGACCACGTGGTGCTGTGTGCCGGACAGGAGTCCGTGCGCGGGCTGTACGACGAGCTGGTCGACCGCCGGCCCGGCGGGCTGCACCTCATCGGTGGCGCCGACGTCGCCGCGGAGCTCGACGCGAAGCGCGCCATCGAGCAGGGCACCCGGGTCGCCGCGGCGCTGTAGGGACCGGCGGGTTGAATGACTGCGTGACCAGGCAGTTGATCCGCGACCTCACCGACGACCAGGCCCGCTCCGCGTTCCCGCTCAAGTGGGGTGCGGTCGAACCCGGAGTGGTGCCGGGCTGGGTCGCGGAGATGGACTACCGGCCCGCGCCGCCGATCGAGGAGGCCCTGGTCGCGACGGTCCGGCAGGGCGCGCTCGGGTACGCCGCGTTCGGGGACGGCGGCCTCGGCGAGGCGTTCGCGGGGTTCGCGAAGCGGCACTGGGACTGGTCGGTCCCGGCCGAGTCCGTGCTGCCGACCGGCGGCGTCATGGGCGGGATCCGGCTGGCGCTCGAGGCGCTCTGCCCGCCCGGCCCGGTCGTGGTGCCGCTGCCCTGCTACCCGCCGTTCCGCGACGCCGTCGCGATCACCGGCCGCGAGCTGGTCACGGTCACGGTCGACCCCGACGCCGACGAGGCGGTGCTCGACCTGGCCGCCGTGGAGGCGGCGTTCGCGGCCGGCACCCGGACCTTCCTGCTCTGCAACCCGCACAACCCGCTGGGCCGGGCCTGGTCGCGCGAGGAGCTGACCGAGCTGGCGGAGCTGGCCCGGCGGTACGACGTGCGCGTGGTCTCCGACGAGATCCACGCCCCGCTGGTGCTGGCCGGCGCGACGTTCACGCCGTACCTCACCGTCGACGAGCGCGCGGTGGTCGTGACCAGCGCGTCGAAGAGCTTCAACGTCCCCGGGGTGCACGGCGCTCAGCTGGTGCTGCTCGACGCGGCCGACCGGGCGGTGTTCGCCGGGCTGCCGGTGCCGGCGCAGAACAGCTGGTCGTCGCTGGGCATCGTCGCCGGCGTGGCCGCCTGGCGCGACGGGGACGAGTGGCACGCGGCGCTCCTCGAGCGGCTGACGGCGCAGCGCGCGCTGCTCGGCGACCTGCTCGCGACCCGGCTCCCCCGGGCCCGGATGCGGCCGCTGGAGGCGACGTACCTCGCCTGGCTCGACCTGCGGGCGTACGGCGTCGACGACCCGGCCGCCGCCGGGCTCGCGCACGGGGTGCGGCTGGCGCCGGGCAGCGACTACCAGCCGGGGCTGGACGGGCACGTGCGGCTCAACCTCGCGACGAACGCGGACCGGCTGGAGCTGATGGTCCACCGCCTGGCCACCGCCCTGACCTCGCGGAACTCCTAGGGCATGACACTCAGCCCATGGCCTGCTACGCGCCGCCCAGCACGCACTCTCGCGGCGGCCGACGACTGAGCGCCACGTCCTAGACTCGCGCCGTGCCTGGACAACGCGTCACCGTCATCGGATGCGGCTACCTGGGGGCCACCCACGCCGCCTGCATGGCCGAGCTCGGCTACGAGGTGCTCGGCGTCGAGATCGACGCCGCCAAGCGGGAGTCGCTCGCGGCCGGCAAGGTGCCGTTCTACGAGCCCGAGCTCGAGGAGCTGCTCGCCAAGCACGTGACGTCGGGGCGGCTGCGGTTCACCGACTCCTACGAGGAGGCCGGGGCGTTCGGCGCGATCCACTTCGTCTGCGTGGGCACCCCGCAGCGCCACGACGCGCTCGGCGCGGACGTGCGGTACGTCGACGCCGCGGTCGAGTCGCTCGCGCCGTACCTGGTCGAGAGCGCGCTGGTCGTCGGCAAGTCGACCGTCCCGGTCGGGACCGCGGAGCGCCTGGCGGCCCGGCTCGCGGCGCTCGCCCCGGCGGGGGCCGAGGCGCGGCTGGCGTGGAACCCGGAGTTCCTCCGCGAGGGCTTCGCCGTCAAGGACACCCTCGAGCCCGACCGGCTGGTGTTCGGGGTGGCCTCGGAGCGCGACGAGCAGGAGCTGCGATCCTTCTACAGCTCGGTGATCGAGGCCGG encodes:
- a CDS encoding glutamine amidotransferase, producing the protein MKPFLFLGTRAEDEAADSEYAAVLRCAGLEERDVRRIRVERDELGPVDLDGLSGIVLGGGPFNSSDPDQTKSPVQRRAEADLRRLAEQVLDADFPFLGACYGVGVLGGLRGGLVDRTYGEPISSRRITLTEAGMLDPLLGAMPPAFDAFLGHKEAVARLPVGAVLLASSDTCPVQAFRMGSNVYATQFHPELDGDGLALRIETYRHHGYFEPDELDGLLAMARGSTVEHPPRLLARFVALYAR
- a CDS encoding NADPH-dependent 2,4-dienoyl-CoA reductase produces the protein MTYPHLLEPITLGPLTLRNRVVMGSMHTGLEDRPRDLTALAAYLAERARGGVGLIVTGGYAPNRRGWLKPFAAEMTTRLQAMRHREITGAVHDEGGAIALQVLHAGRYGYHPFSVSASGRKSPITPFRPRALSTKGVDRTATDFAHSVALARKAGYDAVEIMGSEGYLINQFLAARTNDRTDAWGGTAARRMRFPLEVVRRSRELVGDDFPIVYRISLLDLVEGGQAWDEVVELAHGLEQAGITVLNTGIGWHEARVPTIITQVPRGAWRSATARLKAEVSVPVCASNRINTPELAEEILAAGEADLVSMARPLLADPDFVAKAAAGRADEINTCIACNQACLDHVFANRKASCLVNPRACRETTLVLTPTRTRRTVAVVGAGPAGLAAAVSAAERGLAVTLFERSAEIGGQFRLAMRVPGKEEFAETLRYYARRLEVLGADVRLGTTASAADLAAYDEVVVATGVAPRVPELEGVDHPKVVSYADVLSAAVVPGRRVAVIGAGGIGVDVSHFLTHDPADTDEDWRAHWGVGDPALHPGGLTERKPRAPVREVTLLQRKTTPIGIGLGKTSGWAHRAVLRQSGVVQVSGTTYGRVDDAGLHITVDGEQRVLDVDHVVLCAGQESVRGLYDELVDRRPGGLHLIGGADVAAELDAKRAIEQGTRVAAAL
- a CDS encoding MalY/PatB family protein, whose amino-acid sequence is MTRQLIRDLTDDQARSAFPLKWGAVEPGVVPGWVAEMDYRPAPPIEEALVATVRQGALGYAAFGDGGLGEAFAGFAKRHWDWSVPAESVLPTGGVMGGIRLALEALCPPGPVVVPLPCYPPFRDAVAITGRELVTVTVDPDADEAVLDLAAVEAAFAAGTRTFLLCNPHNPLGRAWSREELTELAELARRYDVRVVSDEIHAPLVLAGATFTPYLTVDERAVVVTSASKSFNVPGVHGAQLVLLDAADRAVFAGLPVPAQNSWSSLGIVAGVAAWRDGDEWHAALLERLTAQRALLGDLLATRLPRARMRPLEATYLAWLDLRAYGVDDPAAAGLAHGVRLAPGSDYQPGLDGHVRLNLATNADRLELMVHRLATALTSRNS
- a CDS encoding amino acid ABC transporter permease, whose amino-acid sequence is MSAVDRTPSERERERARVRRSIRRRGVLLATAATVVVLGLLVVGLTSSPGWPRVRETFLSWPDAKESFPDIAKGFWLNVKMFLAAEPLILLLGGAVAIVRSTVSPLLTPIRLLAVVYTDFFRGVPTILVVFLFAFGIPALGLQGVPNDLAVLGTAALVLSYGAYVAEVIRAGIDSVHPSQVASAEALGLSRAQAMRFVVLPQGVRRVVPPLINDFVSLQKDTALVGAVGVFESLFAAQDYGNFNFNYTPYLVTAAFFVALTIPIARFTDWMGRRMMERERGSR
- a CDS encoding ABC transporter substrate-binding protein, whose amino-acid sequence is MRLRGSLTIAALPLLLAAAACAPESDGGPTTASDPAASDTAGSSAPADQCAKESLPLVSEHPMLTIGTDSPAYEPWFVDNDPTNGKGFESAVAYAVAEQLGFSADEVMWVKVPFNNSYAPGPKKFDFDINQISITPQRAEVVDFSDGYYSAAQAVITLKKDGATPTSLADLAGLKLGAQTGTTSLTAIRDQIQPDSDPLVFQNTNAAKQALLNGQVDAIVADLPTAFYITAVEIPGSTLAGQFQFSGEQEQFGMLFEKGNPLVTCVDEALAALKSDGTLAGIEQQWLSDTVDVPVLE
- a CDS encoding PadR family transcriptional regulator; this translates as MALEHALLVALREQPASGLDLAKRFDRSIGFFWHATHQQIYRVLARMDADGWVRVTTVEQTGRPDKKVYDVTPAGAEVLGSWLAAPSEAEPLRSELAVKLRGASFGDRDAVLEVVRGNLADHRLRLDHYRGLMARDYPRPDELRDPLELDQYLVLRGGILLEEMWIAWLTEYLDRHDKARR
- a CDS encoding flavin-containing monooxygenase — encoded protein: MTEHVDVLIIGAGLSGIGAACRLRTEHPGRSVAVLEAREASGGTWDLFRYPGIRSDSDMFTFGFKWRPWPGDTALADGASILEYLRTVAREYAVDELIRYRHRVVSASWDSGTDLWTVEVDHDGEVRTFTTNLLWACGGYYDYDRGFAPELPGQERFHGPVVHPQHWPDDLDYAGKKVVVIGSGATAVTLVPALAEAGAGHVTMLQRSPTYILSLPGRDPLATRLRRLPTRVSYPIVRWKAILLAVTTYQLAQRRPELVKSLLRKMTAKQLPAGVDVDVHFKPAYDPWDQRLCFVPDGDLFKAMRAGRASVVTDHIDTFTETGIRLRSGEELEADVVVTATGLTLKAMGGVELVVDGVPVKMQDTMTYKALMLSDVPNFVFTIGYTNASWTLKADLVADFVCRLLTYLDEHGVRRAVAPRDPSVGEQRLIDFSSGYILRALDELPKQGDREPWKLRQNYLRDVRSINHDRIDDGVLTFR
- a CDS encoding CaiB/BaiF CoA transferase family protein, with the protein product MSIELGQGTGPLRGVKVVEIAGIGPGPHACMTLADLGADVIRVERPGGQLLAGGGPHMFLNRGRPSVALDLKHPDAIRTVLELVAGADVLVEGMRPGVAERLGFGPEVCHERNPRLVYGRMTGWGQDGPFAQVAGHDLNYISITGALHGLGQDKARPHFPGNLLGDFGGGSTYLVIGVLAALLEARASGQGQVVDAAIVDGTAHLNTMAAAFLAAGTFKEERAANLLDGGVPYYDIYETADGKHMSVGALEPQFYDEFVRLLGIADRAPDRYDADRAEALRTLIADTFRTRTQAEWVELFEGTDACVAGIIPLTEAAEHPHMRARGVLVERDGYLQPAPAPRFSRTAATLGRTAEDAGQSTREALAAWGVTGVEALLESGAAVQG
- a CDS encoding amino acid ABC transporter ATP-binding protein — encoded protein: MSALLEITGLRKSYGDKVVLDDVSLAVAPHDVICLIGSSGSGKSTLLRCLNLLEDIDDGVIRFEGAEISDPRVDARAVRKRIGMVFQAYNLFPHLTVLDNCTLAPRQVHGVRRADAEARARELLERFGLADQAAKHPDKLSGGQQQRAALVRALCTHPTLLLLDEITAALDPELVGEVLEIVRAEAERGMTMVLATHEMAFARDVATRVCFLDQGRILEQGPPAEIFSNPREERTRHFLRRVLPG